One stretch of Clupea harengus chromosome 2, Ch_v2.0.2, whole genome shotgun sequence DNA includes these proteins:
- the rsph1 gene encoding radial spoke head 1 homolog isoform X2 has product MYENGKRCGQGTYRFKNGARYIGDYYQNLKHGHGVFYYPDGSKYEGSWVDDLRQGHGVHTYPNGDTYEGEWLRHQRQGQGVYVYKATGSQYCGSWVGGKMEGAGELIHLNHRFQGNFHNNNPSGLGKYVFDIGCEQHGEYVQVDQDRADGDEEEAVSMQLKWKPKSVSGLTLWSPVKESTEGQIEGLKELKTQEAN; this is encoded by the exons ATGTACGAAAACGGCAAAAGATGTGGTCAG GGAACTTACCGGTTCAAGAACGGTGCCCGATACATCGGAGACTACTACCAAAATTTGAAGCATGGTCATGGGGTCTTTTATTATCCGGACGGTTCCAAATATGAGG ggagcTGGGTTGATGACCTACGACAAGGTCACGGGGTTCACACTTATCCTAACGGAGACACCTATGAAGGGGAGTGGCTCCGTCATCAGAG GCAGGGGCAGGGTGTGTACGTGTACAAGGCCACAGGGTCCCAGTACTGCGGCTCGTGGGTGGGGGGCAAGATGGAGGGGGCAGGAGAGCTGATCCATCTCAACCACAGGTTCCAGGGAAACTTCCATAACAACAAC ccgTCAGGTCTTGGGAAGTATGTCTTTGACATTGGCTGTGAACAGCACGGAGAGTACGTGCAGGTGGATCAG gatCGAGCGgatggggatgaggaggaggctgtTTCTATGCAGTTGAAATGGAAACCAAAATCGGTCTCTGGACTGACACTGTGGAGCCCAGTCAAagagagcacag aaGGGCAAATTGAAGGGCTGAAAGAACTGAAGACACAAGAGGCCAACTga
- the rsph1 gene encoding radial spoke head 1 homolog isoform X1, translating to MSDAGSVDFDDEQGYLGEYEGERNEAGERHGAGRAVLPNGDTYQGMYENGKRCGQGTYRFKNGARYIGDYYQNLKHGHGVFYYPDGSKYEGSWVDDLRQGHGVHTYPNGDTYEGEWLRHQRQGQGVYVYKATGSQYCGSWVGGKMEGAGELIHLNHRFQGNFHNNNPSGLGKYVFDIGCEQHGEYVQVDQDRADGDEEEAVSMQLKWKPKSVSGLTLWSPVKESTEGQIEGLKELKTQEAN from the exons ATGTCAGACGCCGGATCCGTGGATTTTGACGACGAACAAGGGTACCTCGGG GAGTACGAGGGGGAGCGGAATGAAGCCGGAGAAAGACACGGTGCTGGCAGAGCCGTACTACCGAACGGAGACACCTACCAGGGCATGTACGAAAACGGCAAAAGATGTGGTCAG GGAACTTACCGGTTCAAGAACGGTGCCCGATACATCGGAGACTACTACCAAAATTTGAAGCATGGTCATGGGGTCTTTTATTATCCGGACGGTTCCAAATATGAGG ggagcTGGGTTGATGACCTACGACAAGGTCACGGGGTTCACACTTATCCTAACGGAGACACCTATGAAGGGGAGTGGCTCCGTCATCAGAG GCAGGGGCAGGGTGTGTACGTGTACAAGGCCACAGGGTCCCAGTACTGCGGCTCGTGGGTGGGGGGCAAGATGGAGGGGGCAGGAGAGCTGATCCATCTCAACCACAGGTTCCAGGGAAACTTCCATAACAACAAC ccgTCAGGTCTTGGGAAGTATGTCTTTGACATTGGCTGTGAACAGCACGGAGAGTACGTGCAGGTGGATCAG gatCGAGCGgatggggatgaggaggaggctgtTTCTATGCAGTTGAAATGGAAACCAAAATCGGTCTCTGGACTGACACTGTGGAGCCCAGTCAAagagagcacag aaGGGCAAATTGAAGGGCTGAAAGAACTGAAGACACAAGAGGCCAACTga